In Vogesella indigofera, a single window of DNA contains:
- the hisH gene encoding imidazole glycerol phosphate synthase subunit HisH: MTNTKVTIVDYGIGNLYSVKRAFEVCGADNISISSDPAEILSADRVVLPGVGAFADGMIGLQERGLDQAIREFAASGRPLLGICLGMQLFATSSMEFGNHTGLDLIPGQVNAIPPTAQDGTVLKIPVIGWNPLQQPSYADWSGSILASLTPEQSIYLVHSFHYTPDNQLHTLATYRYGGHDIIAAIKKDNITGLQFHPEKSGKVGLAIIAAYLKQPLISKVS, translated from the coding sequence ATGACAAACACCAAGGTTACCATCGTCGATTATGGTATCGGCAATCTTTACAGCGTAAAACGTGCTTTTGAAGTTTGCGGTGCCGACAATATCAGCATCAGCAGCGATCCGGCTGAAATTCTGAGCGCCGACCGGGTAGTGCTACCCGGGGTAGGCGCATTTGCCGATGGAATGATCGGACTGCAGGAGCGAGGCCTTGACCAGGCCATACGAGAATTTGCCGCCAGTGGCCGTCCGCTGCTTGGTATCTGCCTGGGCATGCAATTGTTCGCAACCAGCAGCATGGAGTTCGGTAATCACACCGGCCTGGATCTGATACCCGGTCAGGTAAATGCCATTCCCCCCACAGCCCAGGATGGTACTGTACTCAAGATTCCCGTTATCGGCTGGAACCCGCTGCAGCAACCGTCATATGCCGACTGGAGCGGGAGCATACTCGCTTCGCTCACCCCCGAGCAGAGCATCTACCTTGTCCACTCGTTTCACTACACGCCGGATAATCAGTTGCACACTTTGGCCACGTACCGCTACGGTGGGCACGATATTATTGCAGCAATCAAGAAAGATAATATCACTGGCCTGCAATTCCACCCGGAGAAAAGCGGCAAAGTGGGCCTGGCGATTATCGCCGCCTATCTAAAA